gcagtgctcctccttgcacaaaggcggaggtagcggtcctgctgctgggttgttgccctcctacggcctcctccacgtctcctgatgtactggcctgtctcctggtagcgcctccatgctctggacactacgctgacagacacagcaaaccttcttgccacagctcgcattgatgtgccatcctggatgagctgcactacctgagccacttgtgtgggttgtagactctgtctcatgctaccactagagtgaaagcaccgccagcattcaaaagtgaccaaaacatcagccaggaagcataggaactgagaagtggcctgtggtcaccacctgcagaaccactcctttattgggggtgtcttgctaattgcctataatttccaccttttgtctattccatttgcacaacagcatgtgaaatttattgtcaatcagtgttgcttccgaagtggacagtttgatttcacagaagtgtgattgacttggagttacattgtgttgtttaagtgttccctttatttttttgagcagtgtatattccatATTACAGAGTCCAAAGACATTAGTAATAACTTTCCACATTAATGACACGTCAACTAAATGGCATGCTCTGTTTTTGATTCAGACCTTCCTTCCTGCAGATGTTTGTTAGAAGCAAACATTGTGGGGCATCTCATTGACCTTTCACCTTTGCTCTCACCTTCAGGGTACGTTAGATGAACAGGGCAGAGAGGCACTATTAGGGGGTGAAGAGATGCCCCCTCCTTCAGCCACCAGTACCCCTTCTCTCACACCAACATGTCCCCCAGAGTCTCCCACTTCACCCATGTCACCGACGAAAATAGGTTCCACAGAAACGTCCACGTCCTTCATCCCCAGGCAAAGGGCGGGCCGATCGAGGCCTCGGCCAATCTCTGACTACGCTCAGCTGGTAGCCAGGAAGTACGCCATCCCCGAGGAGGAGACGGAGCTACATCCTAAGGAGAGGACTACAAATGGAACTCCCTGTCAAGACTGCAAAAGCAATGGAGACTCGCAGGACAGTGACAGCACAGAGAACTACAATATGAATGGAGATCTCCAGTGCCGGAGGAGACGGCCAATGTCTGTTATTGgaggagctgaggagagagaggaccgtCTGCCTTCTGTAAGAACCTCACCTCTAAACAATGGCTAgatatatactgaacagaaatataaacgcaacatgtaaagtgttccatgtttcatgagctgaaataaaagatcccagaaatgttccatatgaacAAAAAGCTTATCTCTCATTTTGTGCACAGattttttttacatccctgttagtgagcatttctcctttgccaagataacccatccacctgacaggtgtggcatatcaagaatctgattaaacagcatgatcattacacaggtgcaccttgtgctggggacaataaaaggcccctctaacatgtgcagttttgtcacacaacaccatgccacagatgtctcaagttttgtgggagtgtgcaatttgcatgctgactgcaggaatgtccaacagagttgttgccagaattgaatgttcatttctctaccataagccacctccaatgtcattttagagattttggcagtacatccaactggcctcacaaccgcagaccacatgtaaccacgccagcccaggacattAACattttcacctgcgggatcgtctgaaaccagccacctggacagctgatgaaactgtgggtttgtacaactgaagaatttctgcacaaactgtcagaaacttcTCAGGGAAGCTCAACTGGCTGCTTGTCgtcttcaccagggtcttgacttgactgcagttcggcgtcgtaactgactttagtggaaaaatgctcactttcgatggccactggcacgttgGATAAGTGTTCTCTTCACGGGCAAATGGCAGGCAGCATGCgtatatggcgttgtgtgggcgagcgatttgctgatgtcaacgttgggaACAGAGTCCCCCATGGTGGCGGTAAggttatgttatgggcaggcataagttacagacaacaaacacatttagcattttACCGATGGCATTGTGAATGCACAGCTATACGGTGACGGGATTctgaggcccgttgtcgtgccattcatctgccaccatcacctcatgtttcagcgtgaTGATGCACAGCCCCATCTCGCAAGAATCTGTAAACAATTCCTtgaagctgaacatgtcccagttcttcaatgcatgcatactcaccagacatatcaccaattgagcatgtttgggattctctggatcgacatgtatgacagtgtgttccagttccctccaatatcaagcaacttcacacagccatggaagaggagtgggacagcattccacaggccacaatcaacagtctgatcaactctatgcgatgtgtcgcgctgcatgaggcaaatggtgatcacaccaaatactgactggttttaggatccatgcccctacctttttgtgtatctgtgaccaacagatacagtaccagtcaaaggtttggatacacctactcattcaagggtttttctttatttttactattttatacattgtataataatagtgaagacatcaaaactatgaaataacacatgaaatcatgtagtaaccaaaaaagtgttaaacaaatcaagatatgttttaggttcttcaaagtagctactctTTGCCTTTGATAGCTTtgcgcacacttggcattctctcaaccagcttcatgagaaatgtttttccaacagtcttgaaggagttcccacatatgtgtatcactgcagaatgctgtggtaggcatgctggttgtgtgccttgaattctaaataaatcacagacagtgtcaccagcaaagcaccccacacaatcacacctcttcctccatgcttcacggtgggaaccacacatacagagatcatccgttcacctactcggtctcacaaagacacggcggttggaaccaaaaatctcattctgactcatcataccaaaggacagatttccacaggtctaaggtccattgcttgtgtttcttggcccaaacaagtctcttcttcttattggtgtcctttagtagtggtttctttgcagcaattcaaccatgaaggcctgattcacgtagtctcctctgaacagttgattttgagatgtgtctgttacttaaactctgaagcatttgcagcccaaataatctgaggtgcagtttactaatgaacttatcctctgcagcagaggtaactctgtcttcctttcctgtggtggtcctcatgagagacagtttcatcatagcacttgatggtttctgcgactgcacttgaagaaacttttaaagttcttgaaatgttctgtgttgacggaccttcgtgtcttaaagtaatgatggactgtcgttcctgccataatatggacttggtattttaccaaatagggctttcttctgtataccacccctaccttgtcacaacacaactgattggctcattaagaaggaaagaaattcgacAAAATTAACTTTTAACCTGGCAcacattttaattttaatttacaTTCCAGGCGActtactcatgaagctggttgagagaatgccaagagtgtgcaaagctgtcatcaaggcaaaggttggctactttgaagaatctcaaatataaaatatattttgatttggttaacacttttttggtttctacatgattccatatgtgttatttcatagttttgacgtcttcactattattctacaatgtgaaaaatgaagaaaaaccctggaatgagtagggtGTCCACACTGGTGGCTGGTACTGTACaaatctgtatttccagtcatgtgaaatccatagattagggcctaatgaatttactgatttccttatgaactgtaactcagtgaaatcaTTTACACCACCTGTATTCCAGAGGAAATGCCCAGTATGTAAAATAATGCCCTGTTTGTGATTTGTCCCCAAAGGCCCTAACACTGTCCTCTCCATGCCCCTCTAGCCTCTGTCGCGCCCCCCTGTCCCGTCCCACCAGGTGCCCCCCTACAAAGCGGTGTCGGCCAGGTTCCGCCCCTCCACCTTCTCCCAGAGCACCCCCATCGGACTGGACCGCCTCGGACGACGCAAACTACACAGAGTCCTCAGTGTTGagggtgtgtgtgaaagagaggaaTGAAGATGGAGAGCGCTTGTCTGTGAGAATGAGGCAGAGTGGGGTTGAGTGGTGAGGGTCTGTGAGAATGAGGCAGAGTGGGGTTGAGTGGTGAGGGTCTGTGAGAATGAGGCAGAGTGGGGTTGAGTGGTGAGGGTCTGTGAGAATGAGGCAGAGGGGTTGAGTGGTGAGGGTCTGTGAGAATGAGGCAGAGTGGGGTTGAGTGGTGAGGGTCTGTGAGAATGAGGCAGAGGGGTTGAGTGGTGAGGGTCTGTGAGAATGAGGCAGAGTGGGGTTGAGTGGTGAGGGTCTGTGAGAATGAGGCAGAGGGGTTGAGTGGTGAGGGTCTGTGAGAATGAGGCAGAGTGGGGTTGAGTGGTGAGGGTCTGTGAGAATGAGGCAGAGTGGGGTTGAGTGGTGAGGGTCTGTGAGAATGAGGCAGAGTGGGGTTGAGTGGTGAGGGTGTGTGAGAATGAGGCAGTGGGTCTAGTGTCTGTAAATTAACAGCAAAGCAGACGAGCTCTTTGAAAGTATAATGTAAAAGTATGTTTCCCCTCGTTCAGTGTGTGAGCAGGTATAATGTTTGACTGTCTTCTCCTCCCCAAAGCAGACGCCGGCTCAGAGCGTTCTGCAGCGGTGGATGGTGACAGTGTGAGTGAGGAGGAGGGGAGCTTCGATGAGCTCAGTGACGTCACAACGTACCTGCAGCCTGGGGTGGAGCTGTCTGCTCTCAGCCAGGTGAGCTGCCTACCTGGGTgtttacctgcagagtgtgttctGTTACCATTCCTGGCAACAGACGTAACGTCTCTCCAAGTCAACATGCCGTTTCTGCCAATTCGTCTCTGAtgtgtctatttctatgtgattGTGTGTGATCTGTTTTGGTCAAATTTTGGACACGGCTCTGGTGTCCAAGTCCAAGCATAATCTGTGTGTCGGACATGAGTGTGCTGTGCATGTAATTCTGTATTTATCTGTGCGTGTCTGTCATTACATAAAACTCTGACTCTGTAACTCTGAGTACAGAGAAACATCAGGGGAATAATGTGACTTCTCATTTCTTTAACTGGAAAACCTTCAGCCATCAGACAGTCTGATgtatgtaatatttttttttatctctctgtgtgtgtgtgtgtcagtggataAGCCAGGGTCAAGCAGTGTATGCGGAGGCCCTGTGGGACCATGTGACGATGGAGGAGCAGGAGCTGGCGTTCAAGGCGGGGGATGTGATCCGGGTGCTGGAGGCCCCTCACAAGGACTGGTGGTGGGGCATGGGGGCAGACAGGGAGGCCTGGTTCCCCTCTAGCTTCGTCAGGGTAAAACTACTCTAATCActtttccatccacagtttttatgtgaGTAGTCATAccgtataaataaataaaaacatcgcaacagctgtgatggaaacaggaagtttcggtacaattttataaatgccgacagatcatttgtaagttcgacatggtgggatcattttgtgtcggtaaaatgtattatgcaagAAATTTCCAAAGACCAGAgtagcacatttgctatttaactcaACAGTTTTTGTtacaaaactatcggtagagttgaaGATGCGATGCAATCACATTGAACTTTAGaattttattcggtacatgaaaaatacattttgtgGGCACTATGTCATCACGCGCTGATTTTTATCCGCAAGAAGTCCGTCTGGTGCACTAACTCTTAATTTTCAATTTCAATCAGTCAATTATTCACCATTTCTTCATGTTTTATTGATATTTTTACACAACACCAAGATATAGATCAGGCCATAAAGCTAAAAACAAATGTTTAAAAGAGCCACAAACAAAACAACTGTCTGTACAAGACATGATGGTTAGGTTGTTGAAATATAAGAAGTGTCCATGTTTTGTCTAAGTGGACATTGACCTCCCTGTGTAATTGATGTTTACTGTAGACCCTCCCAGCCAAAGGATCTGAAACTGGCTTAGCGCCAACCACGCCCCTTAGTAGTGTGTGTTCAAGGGCTGAGGGGTTCAGACGTTTCAGTGGTTTCCCTGGCGACTTGTGTTGATTGACAGTTGCGTCTTACTAAGGCAAGCTATGGTAACCATGGCGAGGCCAGTTCATTGACAGGTGGGTGACCGCTTGGTAATTTCCCCTATTGGTGATTGTTGTTGACAGACAGGGGCTTGTTAACCATACATGGTGTTTCCAATGTTACCATAGGGATGTAGGTTGGGTTAAGTTTCATTTCTAGGTGCTAGTTAACTAGGTGGACTGTGTGACTGTGGTTGCCCTAGTAACGTGGGGGAGTGTGTTTGATTGACAGGTTCGTGTGAACCAGGAGGAGGACTCAGGAGCAGAAAGTGTAGAGAGTTGTGCTCTGGACCAAGAGGACGCACACACTGACACCcgggacactcacacacacagtgccgAGCACCGTGAGCAGATGAGGACTAACGTGGTCAAAGAAATCATGAATACTGAACGCATCTACATCAAACATCTCCGGGACATCTGTGAGGTGGGTGGAGGCTCGACCACAACCACCAACATTAACCAACCCTAACCAATCTCTTTCCACCATCATCACTGATATTCCAACTAGGGCTCTGGATTACCACCAGCTTTTCTGCCCATTGGCTCCCCCTGCTGGTCAAACCTTAGCACTGAACACAACATCTATGTCAGTGTTTTTTTCTGCATAGAAAAGTCTTGGGTGGGCCACCTGTTTTTTTCAGCGCCTATGTCcaaatacatacattttaattggtgttatttatttttatttaaattatttTCAGGTTAGACATTTTTTTCCAGTGTTAACTTAAACGACTAacaccagatataaagtatgtagaaaagataacaTACTAGTGTATTTTGTgataagatcatctttgagaactaacaatcacaaaaataaaagctagacagtcaggggggcccccattgattttgtttgtttgtgtcgcTCAGATAGCATGAGCTATGgtgaaatgtgtagaattgcaggaaatttgctttaaaactgcacattttctctgtctcatgtaaaaaaaaaaatgtataaatgtacacattagctttaaaacagctacaTTTTGTCACTGCGCCCAACAGGAGGGCCTCTAAAATGTTTGATCGGAGACCACACCATTGGCCACGCCCCACCACTTAAGCCTCATTTTGATCCAGACATAATGTCTAATGCTTTTCCCAGGGCTATATCCGTCAGTGTGGTAAACACCCGGGCATGTTCACTGAGCTGCAGCTAAAGACCATCTTCAGTAACATCGAGGACATCTACAAGTTCCAGAGACAGTTCCTCAAAGAGCTGGAGAAGAAGTACAACACAGACCAGCCTCACCTCAGTGAGATAGGAGCCTGTTTCCTCTTACAGGTTGTTATACCCTTTGTACACACACTTTTTTCAGAATTGGATCCAGCGTTTTTCCACCATTATCTTTTTGCTCCGTGaatacattacacagttatacaTTTCAACACAGTCATATCCCCGTTTGGCTCTATTGAACTATTTTGCCCCTCTTCCCCCCCTCCCAcactctttctttccttccttaCCCACTCTCACCCTCTTCACTCACCCCCCCATCCTCttatcctctctctcagggggagGGGTTTTCCATCTACTCTGAGTACTGTAACACCCACCCTGCAGCGTGTGGGGAGCTGCAGCGCCTCATGAAGCTGGGCAGGTACAAGCACTTCTTTGAGGCCTGCCGGCTGCTGCAGCAGATGATTGACATCTCCATCGCCGGCTTCCTGCTCACGCCCGTCCAGAAGATCTGCAAGTACCCCCTGCAGCTGGGAGAGCTGCTCAAATACACCCCCAAAGACCACAGGTAGGCCACAACACACACTGACCACTTTTTCCTTTACTAACTtcgctacatacacacacacacacacacgaatacacacacacacacaaaccttttCACACTCTCGAATGCTGTTGATGTTGTGTTCTgtagtgactatggtggagtTAGTGACGCGTACGAGGCGATGAGGAATGTGGCGAGCCTGATCAACGAGGGGAAAAGGAGGCTGGAGAGTGTTGACGCCATAGCTCACTGGCAGGTGGCCATCCTACGCTGGGAGGTGAGGCTCCTCACTACTTCTTTACATTGTTACTGTAGCAGAAACCTTTTACCACCATATTATTACATGGCTGTTACAGTGTTCATGTTAAGGCTTTGCATCGAAACCCATTTCAACCTTGTGCTCGTCTCCTGTACTCAGTCTGGGAAATAAGGTGACGTTTAACATGGGTCCATGCTATCCGGGGTCCCTACCCCATTTGAGGTTGAAATGTAAAATAGTTAAgggttatggtaggggttagggtagaGACTTCCCAAGGATCCCGGCTAGCACTAACCATTTAAGATGTAGACAATGACTCATACAATGATCTGACAAATGCAACACCCtctctgaaccagtatctgtgcaGAGGAGCAGACAATGAATGACTAGTCTCAAATCACCTCTTCGGTACCAGCAATAAAATCCCTCATTACTACCACGTACATGTCGGCTGATCCAGCAGCAGTACTCTATCCCTAAAGATCATTGATTTTATCATCTACAATATCATCTACAATGTCATCAACCTGTAATAATATTTAATGCAAGTAGATTAAGTAGACCATGTTTTTAGAGATCAAGTAGGTTAAGTAGACCATATAAGGTATGTTTTTAGAGATCAAGTAGGTTAAGTAGACCATATAAGGTATGTTTTTAGAGAGCTTTCTGAAGAGGTGGATTTGGCACATGTACATTTTTATGTAGACTTTTTGGGGGATGTACATACCTGGTGAGACGACAGTAAATGACGATAGTTGCTCAGCGAAACTCCATATTTAGTGAGTATCTGATGTATTTTGACATAACGCTTGCAGAGCTGTCTAATGGGAAAATGAATGGTAGCAAACTGGGCTAGAGATGAGACTAGTCATATTCATTGTCTCCTCCTCTGCCCAGATACTggttcaccccctctctctctctctctctgtgtgtgctctCTCCCAGGGAGCGGATGTTCTGGAGCGCAGCTCGGAGCTGATCCACTCTGGGGAACTCACCCGGATTGTCCGGCAGGGCAACAAGACGCAGCAGCGCAGCTTCTTCCTGTTCGACCACCAGCTGGTGTTCTGTAAGAAGGACGTACTGCGCCGCGACCTGCTGCACTACCGTGGTCGCCTGGACATGGACAACACATCGGTGCTGCAGATGCCCGATGGCAGGGACCCCGAGCTGGGCATCTTGCTGAGGAACGCCTTGCGGCTCCGGAACAGCTCCACCCTGGAGACCCtgtgttacctctgctgcaggaaaTCCCAGGATAGACAACGCTGGCTGCAGGCCTTcgccagggagagacagagggtacAGGAGGACCAGGAGATGGGTGAGAAGGAGTGGGAAGGAGAGACTGATGAGGGAAGTGGAAAGGGACGGAGAGACTGAGGAGGAAAGGGGTGGCGACTAGAAGAGGGGTTGTTGGGAAGATGGGAAAGGTGTTTCCCATGTCTCCTTCATGTAGCCTAACTCttaaacacacacattcatgcacacacacaaacttattTTTTTGTATACTGACTCTATCATGTTCAACTATAATTAGTATGCTTTAACTGATTAAACACAAATACAAAtactgccgttcaaaagtttggggtcacttagaaatgtccttgtttttgaaagaaaagcacattttttgtccattaaaataacatcaagttgatcagaaatacagtgtagacattgttaatgttataaatgactattgtagctgaaaatggcagattttttatggaatatctacataggtgtacagagacccattatcagcaaccatcactcctgtgttccaatggcacgttgtgttagccttttaaaatgataaacttagattagctaattgatcattagataaCCCTTTTGAAAATATGTTAGCACAGGTGAAAACTGTTCtgcttaaagaagcaataaaactggcctttagacttaTTGAGTATTtgggggttcgattacaggctcaaaatggccagaaacaaatctttcttctgaaactcgtcaatcttttcttgttctgagaaatgaaggctagagaaattgccaagaaactgaagatcttgtacaacgctttgtactactcccttcacagaacagcacaaaagggctgtaaccagaatagaaagaggagagtgggaggcccggtgcacaactgagcaagaggacaaatacattggagtgtctagtttgagaaacagacacctcacaagtcctcaactggcagcttcattaaatagtacctgcaaaacacccgtctcaatgtcaacagtgaagaggtgacttcgggatgctgaccttctaggcagagttgcaaagaaagagCCAtaactcagactggccaataaaaataaaagattaagataggcaaaagaacacagacactggacagaggaactctgggccAGTCTGAGTTATGGctctttctttgcaactctgcctagaaggccagcatcccgaagtcacctcttcactgttgacattgagacgggtgttttgcaggtactatttaatgaagctgccagttgaggacttgtgaggtgtctgtttctcaaactagacactccaatgtatttgtcctcttgctcagttgtgcaccggggcctcccactctcctctttctattctggttacagcccttttgtgctgttctgtgaagggagtagtacaaagcgttgtacaagatcttcagtttcttggcaatttctcgcatggaataaccttcattttcagaacaagaatagacggacgagtttcagaagaaagtaatttgtttctggccattttgagcctgtaatcgaactcacaaatgctgatgctccagatactcaactagtctaaagaaggccagttttattgcttctttaatcatcaCTACAGTTTTcacctgtgctaacataattgcaaaagggttgtctaatgatcaattagccttttaaaattataaacttggattagctaacacaacgtgccatcggaacacaggagtgatggttgctgataatggacctctgtacgcctatgtagatattccattaaaaatctgccgtttccagctacaataatagtcatttacaa
This region of Salvelinus alpinus chromosome 8, SLU_Salpinus.1, whole genome shotgun sequence genomic DNA includes:
- the spata13 gene encoding uncharacterized protein spata13 isoform X2, yielding MRRAWQSDGTPSTSEDSLSYRRGSTSDPDLRPPARPLSDLYPLKAHVSMAVPQSLLSGCDAQVQPMTCDFNSEESRLNGFNTANWSSPVIGHPSRIMRLFSTQKKCTVPGDSQGSTRPLSFQGPPSSAGVPQVWPGLSGLTVMGSFKKLRSSVLQGIQNRGTANQDDEYTSAAIQGGDNGMVTTNQSPRLRCGEGYRVSNGVSIGQQMAGLSPYGSDNEDEEVVDEEDGLQRNTWFSRSIRRAYGAGRITLLDTGDGKRGEGPGLGVSTNQRPSSGSGSVSEVNLHLEESVNENVNALSRLSKSADNLHLFKGPFRHKVPCPSPQTDSPGANGDPSIQRTASASSGDLRDRSQSPVRFRSPVGAKGHMLKLVGSMTDLTVRRRPNPSPVTSPGSPVTPLSPLSRLHDDYSRRTPCLPASDRQRRPSPARTRAAAERKRNSTSVRLEHTPTIHPQPQSKYHPALFPIEPQEGPDHVFAFPSINQPFTTTSFSLSARAQRSSLCEGDRPQERQGDGWRARCDSAPHPQGEPCGSHSKHQPDVNAEGKTEPKQCVWTRPDQDQEDQEGRGHLWGTLDEQGREALLGGEEMPPPSATSTPSLTPTCPPESPTSPMSPTKIGSTETSTSFIPRQRAGRSRPRPISDYAQLVARKYAIPEEETELHPKERTTNGTPCQDCKSNGDSQDSDSTENYNMNGDLQCRRRRPMSVIGGAEEREDRLPSPLSRPPVPSHQVPPYKAVSARFRPSTFSQSTPIGLDRLGRRKLHRVLSVEDAGSERSAAVDGDSVSEEEGSFDELSDVTTYLQPGVELSALSQWISQGQAVYAEALWDHVTMEEQELAFKAGDVIRVLEAPHKDWWWGMGADREAWFPSSFVRVRVNQEEDSGAESVESCALDQEDAHTDTRDTHTHSAEHREQMRTNVVKEIMNTERIYIKHLRDICEGYIRQCGKHPGMFTELQLKTIFSNIEDIYKFQRQFLKELEKKYNTDQPHLSEIGACFLLQGEGFSIYSEYCNTHPAACGELQRLMKLGRYKHFFEACRLLQQMIDISIAGFLLTPVQKICKYPLQLGELLKYTPKDHSDYGGVSDAYEAMRNVASLINEGKRRLESVDAIAHWQVAILRWEGADVLERSSELIHSGELTRIVRQGNKTQQRSFFLFDHQLVFCKKDVLRRDLLHYRGRLDMDNTSVLQMPDGRDPELGILLRNALRLRNSSTLETLCYLCCRKSQDRQRWLQAFARERQRVQEDQEMGMKISETQRKQAIFNARRSKQGKMKTIGYSGSVPPHHHHHHQPLHPIHQRHVTVPTSVPQQQVFTLAEPKQKPAHLWYTFTRHALFRK
- the spata13 gene encoding uncharacterized protein spata13 isoform X3; translated protein: MRRAWQSDGTPSTSEDSLSYRRGSTSDPDLRPPARPLSDLYPLKAHVSMAVPQSLLSGCDAQVQPMTCDFNSEESRLNGFNTANWSSPVIGHPSRIMRLFSTQKKCTVPGDSQGSTRPLSFQGPPSSAGVPQVWPGLSGLTVMGSFKKLRSSVLQGIQNRGTANQDDEYTSAAIQGGDNGMVTTNQSPRLRCGEGYRVSNGVSIGQQMAGLSPYGSDNEDEEVVDEEDGLQRNTWFSRSIRRAYGAGRITLLDTGDGKRGEGPGLGVSTNQRPSSGSGSVSEVNLHLEESVNENVNALSRLSKSADNLHLFKGPFRHKVPCPSPQTDSPGANGDPSIQRTASASSGDLRDRSQSPVRFRSPVGAKGHMLKLVGSMTDLTVRRRPNPSPVTSPGSPVTPLSPLSRLHDDYSRRTPCLPASDRQRRPSPARTRAAAERKRNSTSVRLEHTPTIHPQPQSKYHPALFPIEPQEGPDHVFAFPSINQPFTTTSFSLSARAQRSSLCEGDRPQERQGDGWRARCDSAPHPQGEPCGSHSKHQPDVNAEGKTEPKQGTLDEQGREALLGGEEMPPPSATSTPSLTPTCPPESPTSPMSPTKIGSTETSTSFIPRQRAGRSRPRPISDYAQLVARKYAIPEEETELHPKERTTNGTPCQDCKSNGDSQDSDSTENYNMNGDLQCRRRRPMSVIGGAEEREDRLPSPLSRPPVPSHQVPPYKAVSARFRPSTFSQSTPIGLDRLGRRKLHRVLSVEADAGSERSAAVDGDSVSEEEGSFDELSDVTTYLQPGVELSALSQWISQGQAVYAEALWDHVTMEEQELAFKAGDVIRVLEAPHKDWWWGMGADREAWFPSSFVRVRVNQEEDSGAESVESCALDQEDAHTDTRDTHTHSAEHREQMRTNVVKEIMNTERIYIKHLRDICEGYIRQCGKHPGMFTELQLKTIFSNIEDIYKFQRQFLKELEKKYNTDQPHLSEIGACFLLQGEGFSIYSEYCNTHPAACGELQRLMKLGRYKHFFEACRLLQQMIDISIAGFLLTPVQKICKYPLQLGELLKYTPKDHSDYGGVSDAYEAMRNVASLINEGKRRLESVDAIAHWQVAILRWEGADVLERSSELIHSGELTRIVRQGNKTQQRSFFLFDHQLVFCKKDVLRRDLLHYRGRLDMDNTSVLQMPDGRDPELGILLRNALRLRNSSTLETLCYLCCRKSQDRQRWLQAFARERQRVQEDQEMGMKISETQRKQAIFNARRSKQGKMKTIGYSGSVPPHHHHHHQPLHPIHQRHVTVPTSVPQQQVFTLAEPKQKPAHLWYTFTRHALFRK
- the spata13 gene encoding uncharacterized protein spata13 isoform X1 is translated as MRRAWQSDGTPSTSEDSLSYRRGSTSDPDLRPPARPLSDLYPLKAHVSMAVPQSLLSGCDAQVQPMTCDFNSEESRLNGFNTANWSSPVIGHPSRIMRLFSTQKKCTVPGDSQGSTRPLSFQGPPSSAGVPQVWPGLSGLTVMGSFKKLRSSVLQGIQNRGTANQDDEYTSAAIQGGDNGMVTTNQSPRLRCGEGYRVSNGVSIGQQMAGLSPYGSDNEDEEVVDEEDGLQRNTWFSRSIRRAYGAGRITLLDTGDGKRGEGPGLGVSTNQRPSSGSGSVSEVNLHLEESVNENVNALSRLSKSADNLHLFKGPFRHKVPCPSPQTDSPGANGDPSIQRTASASSGDLRDRSQSPVRFRSPVGAKGHMLKLVGSMTDLTVRRRPNPSPVTSPGSPVTPLSPLSRLHDDYSRRTPCLPASDRQRRPSPARTRAAAERKRNSTSVRLEHTPTIHPQPQSKYHPALFPIEPQEGPDHVFAFPSINQPFTTTSFSLSARAQRSSLCEGDRPQERQGDGWRARCDSAPHPQGEPCGSHSKHQPDVNAEGKTEPKQCVWTRPDQDQEDQEGRGHLWGTLDEQGREALLGGEEMPPPSATSTPSLTPTCPPESPTSPMSPTKIGSTETSTSFIPRQRAGRSRPRPISDYAQLVARKYAIPEEETELHPKERTTNGTPCQDCKSNGDSQDSDSTENYNMNGDLQCRRRRPMSVIGGAEEREDRLPSPLSRPPVPSHQVPPYKAVSARFRPSTFSQSTPIGLDRLGRRKLHRVLSVEADAGSERSAAVDGDSVSEEEGSFDELSDVTTYLQPGVELSALSQWISQGQAVYAEALWDHVTMEEQELAFKAGDVIRVLEAPHKDWWWGMGADREAWFPSSFVRVRVNQEEDSGAESVESCALDQEDAHTDTRDTHTHSAEHREQMRTNVVKEIMNTERIYIKHLRDICEGYIRQCGKHPGMFTELQLKTIFSNIEDIYKFQRQFLKELEKKYNTDQPHLSEIGACFLLQGEGFSIYSEYCNTHPAACGELQRLMKLGRYKHFFEACRLLQQMIDISIAGFLLTPVQKICKYPLQLGELLKYTPKDHSDYGGVSDAYEAMRNVASLINEGKRRLESVDAIAHWQVAILRWEGADVLERSSELIHSGELTRIVRQGNKTQQRSFFLFDHQLVFCKKDVLRRDLLHYRGRLDMDNTSVLQMPDGRDPELGILLRNALRLRNSSTLETLCYLCCRKSQDRQRWLQAFARERQRVQEDQEMGMKISETQRKQAIFNARRSKQGKMKTIGYSGSVPPHHHHHHQPLHPIHQRHVTVPTSVPQQQVFTLAEPKQKPAHLWYTFTRHALFRK